Proteins found in one Rhodovulum sp. MB263 genomic segment:
- a CDS encoding peptidylprolyl isomerase has product MIRRVGLAVAAAAILVLTGADDGRAQQGGPFAPRLYVNDTAITNYEFEQRVRFLRLLGNPPRIEKVALDGLIDDRLRMDEAKRLGVSVSEEALQEGMEEFAARGDLDIDQFVAVIGEAGVSKESFRDFVKAGLAWREVVRSKYGPRTQVTDAEIDRAVQSAAGGSGGTAGTQVLLSEIVLRADTPDYRRDALALARQLSGSINSADAFAAAARKYSVSRSRDQGGRMGWMPLSKLPPSIAGQVLALGPGKVSEPVEMDNAIVLFQLRSVREGKAQGQKAIAVDYAIFTIPGGTLAEAMKVRMRADTCDDLYGVARGLPPERLLRETRPVADLPPDLAQELAKLDENEVSYGLSSPAAASVLMLCGRTPDLADRGGIDREAVRRQLFGQRLAGYADSYLAELKADAIIREP; this is encoded by the coding sequence ATGATCCGACGCGTTGGCCTGGCGGTTGCGGCCGCGGCGATCCTGGTGCTGACCGGCGCCGATGACGGCAGGGCACAGCAGGGCGGCCCCTTCGCCCCGCGGCTCTATGTCAACGACACGGCGATCACCAATTACGAATTCGAGCAGCGGGTCCGGTTCCTGCGCCTGCTGGGCAACCCGCCCCGGATCGAGAAGGTCGCGCTTGACGGTCTGATCGACGACCGGCTGAGGATGGACGAGGCCAAGCGGCTGGGCGTCTCGGTCAGCGAAGAGGCGCTGCAGGAAGGCATGGAGGAATTCGCCGCGCGCGGGGATCTCGATATCGACCAGTTCGTGGCGGTGATCGGCGAGGCCGGGGTCTCGAAAGAAAGCTTCCGCGATTTCGTCAAGGCCGGTCTGGCCTGGCGCGAGGTGGTGCGCAGCAAATACGGGCCCCGCACGCAGGTGACCGATGCCGAGATCGACCGCGCGGTGCAGTCGGCCGCAGGCGGCAGTGGCGGCACGGCCGGCACCCAGGTGCTGTTGTCCGAGATCGTGCTGCGCGCCGATACCCCGGATTACCGGCGCGATGCGTTGGCGCTGGCGCGCCAGCTGAGCGGCTCGATCAACAGTGCCGACGCCTTTGCCGCTGCGGCGCGCAAGTATTCGGTGTCGCGCTCGCGCGATCAGGGCGGCCGCATGGGCTGGATGCCGCTGTCGAAACTGCCGCCCTCGATCGCCGGTCAGGTCCTGGCGCTGGGACCGGGCAAGGTCTCGGAACCGGTCGAGATGGACAATGCCATCGTGCTGTTCCAGCTGCGCTCTGTGCGCGAGGGCAAGGCCCAGGGCCAGAAGGCCATTGCCGTCGATTATGCGATCTTCACCATCCCCGGCGGCACGCTGGCCGAGGCGATGAAGGTGCGGATGCGGGCCGATACCTGCGACGATCTTTACGGCGTGGCCCGCGGCCTGCCGCCCGAACGGCTGCTGCGCGAGACCCGGCCGGTGGCCGACCTGCCCCCGGACCTGGCGCAGGAGCTTGCCAAGCTCGACGAGAACGAAGTGTCCTACGGGCTCAGCTCGCCTGCGGCGGCGTCGGTGCTGATGCTCTGCGGCCGGACCCCGGATCTGGCAGACCGGGGCGGCATCGACCGCGAAGCGGTGCGGCGGCAACTGTTCGGTCAGCGTCTGGCCGGCTATGCCGACAGCTATCTCGCCGAACTGAAGGCCGACGCCATCATCCGCGAGCCATGA
- the pdxA gene encoding 4-hydroxythreonine-4-phosphate dehydrogenase PdxA: protein MTDLPIALSCGEPAGIGPEIAARAWQSLGARLPFFWIGDPRHLPEGTPHAEIHAPAEAMHVAATALPVLRLPFPAPAVPGRPDTANAAGVIEAIARGVALVQEGKAAALCTAPIHKKALQDGAGFPHPGHTEYLAHLAGVRRVVMMLAAPALKVVPVTIHIPLSEVPRALSADLLDQSLRITQTALIRDFGIESPRLAVAGLNPHAGEGGAMGGEEISLIAPVLERLRAEGMRIEGPLSADTMFHPEARARYDVAVAMYHDQALIPIKTLDFAGGVNVTLGLPFIRTSPDHGTAFDIAGTGRADPSSLIAALKLAREMALTRAAGRH, encoded by the coding sequence ATGACCGACCTGCCCATCGCGCTGAGCTGCGGCGAGCCGGCCGGGATCGGCCCCGAGATCGCGGCCCGCGCCTGGCAGAGCCTCGGCGCGCGGCTGCCCTTCTTCTGGATCGGCGATCCCCGGCACCTGCCCGAGGGAACGCCGCATGCCGAGATCCATGCGCCCGCCGAGGCGATGCATGTGGCTGCGACCGCGCTGCCGGTGCTGCGCCTGCCCTTCCCCGCCCCGGCCGTTCCGGGCCGCCCCGACACGGCCAATGCGGCGGGCGTGATCGAGGCCATCGCCCGCGGCGTGGCGCTGGTGCAGGAGGGCAAGGCGGCCGCTCTTTGCACCGCGCCGATCCACAAGAAGGCGCTGCAGGACGGGGCAGGCTTTCCGCATCCTGGCCATACCGAATATCTGGCCCATCTGGCCGGGGTCCGGCGGGTGGTGATGATGCTGGCGGCGCCCGCGCTGAAGGTGGTGCCGGTGACCATCCATATCCCCCTGAGCGAGGTGCCGCGGGCGCTGAGCGCCGATCTGCTGGACCAGAGCCTGAGGATCACGCAGACCGCGCTGATCCGCGATTTCGGGATCGAGAGCCCGCGCCTGGCGGTCGCAGGTCTCAACCCCCATGCCGGAGAGGGCGGCGCGATGGGCGGCGAGGAAATCTCGCTGATCGCTCCGGTGCTGGAGCGGCTCCGGGCCGAGGGCATGCGGATCGAGGGACCGCTCTCGGCCGACACGATGTTTCACCCAGAGGCGCGGGCGCGCTATGACGTTGCGGTGGCGATGTATCACGATCAGGCGCTGATCCCGATCAAGACGCTGGATTTCGCGGGAGGTGTGAACGTGACGCTGGGCCTGCCCTTCATCCGCACATCGCCCGATCACGGTACCGCCTTCGACATCGCGGGCACCGGCCGGGCCGATCCGTCGAGCCTGATCGCTGCGCTGAAGCTGGCGCGCGAGATGGCGCTGACACGCGCGGCGGGACGGCACTAG
- the rsmA gene encoding 16S rRNA (adenine(1518)-N(6)/adenine(1519)-N(6))-dimethyltransferase RsmA, with translation MSTIDGLPPLREVISAHELSAKKALGQNFLLDLNLTAKIARVAGDLRETDVLEVGPGPGGLTRGLLAEGARRVLAVEKDARCLAALAEIAAAYPGRLEVVNGDALAIDPLAHLVAPVKIVANLPYNVGTELLVRWLTPAVWPPFWSSLTLMFQKEVAERIVAEPGSKAYGRLALLAQWRAEARIALRLPPEAFTPPPKVSSAVVHLTALPRPRFEADPAVLERVVAAAFGQRRKMLRSSLKGLAPDIEDLLRQAGIAPTERAEQIPLEGFCALARALAKARS, from the coding sequence ATGAGCACGATCGACGGATTGCCGCCGCTGCGCGAGGTGATCTCGGCGCATGAGCTGTCGGCCAAGAAGGCGCTGGGACAGAATTTCCTGCTGGATCTGAACCTGACCGCGAAGATCGCGCGGGTGGCGGGAGATCTGCGCGAAACCGATGTGCTGGAGGTGGGCCCCGGCCCCGGCGGGCTGACCCGGGGCTTGCTGGCCGAGGGCGCGCGGCGCGTGCTGGCAGTGGAGAAGGATGCGCGCTGTCTGGCCGCGCTGGCCGAGATCGCCGCGGCTTATCCGGGACGTCTGGAGGTGGTGAATGGCGATGCGCTGGCCATCGATCCGCTGGCCCATCTGGTGGCGCCGGTGAAGATCGTCGCGAACCTGCCCTATAATGTCGGGACCGAGCTTCTGGTGCGCTGGCTGACCCCCGCGGTCTGGCCGCCTTTCTGGTCGAGCCTGACGCTCATGTTCCAGAAGGAAGTGGCGGAACGGATCGTGGCCGAGCCGGGCAGCAAGGCCTATGGACGGCTTGCCCTCCTGGCGCAATGGCGGGCGGAGGCGCGGATCGCGCTGCGGCTGCCGCCCGAGGCCTTCACGCCGCCGCCCAAGGTTTCCTCGGCCGTGGTGCATCTGACCGCCCTGCCCCGCCCGCGTTTCGAGGCCGATCCGGCGGTGCTGGAACGTGTGGTCGCCGCCGCCTTCGGGCAAAGGCGCAAGATGCTGCGGTCGAGCCTCAAGGGTCTTGCGCCGGATATCGAGGATCTGTTGCGCCAGGCAGGCATCGCCCCGACCGAGCGTGCCGAGCAGATCCCGCTCGAGGGCTTTTGCGCGCTGGCAAGGGCGCTGGCGAAGGCCCGGTCTTAG
- a CDS encoding DUF4167 domain-containing protein yields the protein MKAPLALDKPKKVDRGSFLNRAKRRVALSRDTTTRLETRTRMRPSKSRSRSKSNRSRSMGNIVNRVFDSSGPEGKVRGTPQQIIEKYNQLARDAQLANDRVAAENFQQHAEHYARLLGEAQREQEARREQQEAQQPQQPRNRDRDEQPQTNTNTDEGEQPVSQPSSGSSSSGGADVIDMAGDDGRESTLVETPEEKPTPKPRRPRKPRAVKPKGEAADAEPGSDGEGKSGDGKPDEAKSRARKRDGNDASAEAPEPSDSQREAPAAE from the coding sequence GTGAAGGCGCCGCTCGCGCTAGACAAGCCAAAAAAGGTCGACAGGGGTTCATTTTTGAACCGCGCAAAAAGACGCGTGGCCCTGTCCAGAGATACCACCACTAGGCTGGAAACTAGAACACGCATGAGACCGTCCAAGTCACGTTCGCGCTCCAAGTCGAACCGTTCGCGCTCGATGGGCAATATTGTCAATCGGGTCTTCGACAGTTCGGGCCCCGAGGGGAAAGTGCGCGGTACGCCGCAACAGATCATCGAGAAATACAACCAGCTCGCACGCGATGCCCAGCTGGCCAATGACCGGGTCGCCGCCGAGAATTTCCAGCAGCATGCCGAGCATTACGCACGCCTGCTGGGCGAGGCCCAGCGCGAGCAGGAGGCCCGGCGCGAGCAGCAGGAAGCCCAGCAGCCCCAACAGCCCCGCAACCGCGACCGGGACGAGCAACCTCAGACCAACACGAATACCGATGAGGGCGAGCAGCCGGTGAGCCAGCCAAGCTCCGGTTCCAGTTCCAGTGGTGGTGCCGATGTCATCGACATGGCCGGCGATGACGGACGGGAAAGCACCCTGGTCGAAACCCCCGAGGAAAAACCGACGCCGAAACCGCGTCGTCCCCGCAAGCCGCGCGCGGTCAAGCCGAAAGGCGAGGCGGCCGATGCCGAGCCGGGCAGCGACGGCGAGGGGAAATCGGGCGACGGCAAACCGGACGAAGCCAAATCGCGCGCGCGCAAGCGGGACGGCAATGACGCTTCCGCCGAAGCCCCGGAGCCCTCGGACTCCCAACGCGAGGCCCCTGCGGCAGAGTGA
- the prmC gene encoding peptide chain release factor N(5)-glutamine methyltransferase, with protein MSAATGAVLLTAAIARLRAAAIRDPQRDARRLLAHALEIAPGRLTLVLPEPVPAAARARFEAALLRREAHEPVSHIVGLRAFWGRDFRVTRDVLDPRPETEILIEAALSVPFSNMLDLGTGSGCILLTLLSERPGAFGLGTDISAAALAVARGNAGRLGVAGARFLLSDWYQVVEGRFDLIVSNPPYIAEAEMSGLAPELAHEPRGALTDGGDGLSAYRAIAAGARARLAPGGRLLVEIGPTQAQAVSGIFAAAGLEILAVLPDLDGRHRVVETRVAASGT; from the coding sequence ATGAGCGCCGCCACCGGCGCCGTCCTGCTGACCGCGGCCATCGCCCGGCTGCGCGCGGCCGCCATCCGCGATCCCCAGCGCGATGCCCGGCGGCTTCTGGCCCATGCGCTGGAGATCGCCCCGGGGCGGCTGACCCTCGTTCTGCCCGAGCCGGTTCCGGCCGCGGCCCGGGCCCGGTTCGAGGCCGCACTGCTCCGCCGCGAGGCGCATGAGCCGGTCTCGCATATCGTCGGGCTCCGCGCCTTCTGGGGCCGCGATTTCCGCGTCACCCGCGATGTGCTCGACCCCCGCCCGGAAACCGAGATTCTGATCGAGGCAGCACTTTCCGTCCCGTTTTCCAATATGTTGGACCTTGGCACCGGCTCGGGCTGCATCCTGCTGACGCTGCTGTCCGAACGCCCCGGGGCCTTTGGGCTCGGCACCGACATCTCGGCCGCGGCGCTGGCCGTGGCGCGCGGGAATGCCGGGCGGCTGGGCGTGGCGGGCGCGCGGTTCCTGCTGTCGGACTGGTATCAGGTGGTCGAGGGCCGCTTCGATCTCATCGTCTCGAACCCGCCCTATATCGCCGAAGCCGAGATGTCGGGCCTTGCTCCCGAGCTTGCTCATGAGCCGCGCGGGGCGCTGACCGATGGCGGCGACGGGCTCTCGGCCTATCGCGCCATTGCTGCCGGCGCGCGCGCGCGGCTTGCGCCGGGCGGGCGGCTTCTGGTCGAGATCGGCCCGACCCAGGCGCAGGCGGTGTCGGGCATCTTTGCGGCGGCCGGTCTTGAAATCCTGGCGGTGCTGCCCGATCTGGATGGCAGACACCGGGTTGTCGAGACCCGCGTTGCGGCATCGGGGACGTGA
- the prfA gene encoding peptide chain release factor 1: MVPLDKLEQISRRFGYLEARLAEGAGGDFAQLGREYAELKPVVAEIEAYRGLLSDIDTAEAMLKDPEMRALAEEELPDLRARLPELEQALRIALLPRDAADARPAIVEIRPGTGGEEAALFAGDLLRMYQRYAEAKGWRFEILEENQTELGGIKEVTANVQGEGVFARLKYESGVHRVQRVPATESGGRIHTSAATVAVLPEAQDVDIDIPAGDIRIDTMRASGAGGQHVNTTDSAVRITHLPTGIVVTSSEKSQHQNRAIAMAVLRARLFDLERQKAADERAATRKAQVGSGDRSERIRTYNFPQGRMTDHRINLTLYRLEQILAGDLDEVIDALIADDQATMLAEMEG; encoded by the coding sequence ATGGTCCCGCTAGACAAACTTGAACAGATCTCGCGCCGCTTCGGCTATCTCGAAGCCCGGCTTGCCGAAGGCGCAGGGGGCGATTTCGCGCAGCTCGGCCGCGAATATGCCGAGCTGAAACCCGTGGTCGCCGAGATCGAGGCATATCGCGGGCTGCTGTCGGATATCGACACTGCCGAGGCGATGCTGAAAGACCCCGAGATGCGCGCGCTGGCCGAGGAAGAGCTGCCCGACTTGCGCGCGCGCCTGCCGGAACTGGAACAGGCGCTTCGGATCGCGCTTCTCCCCAGGGACGCGGCTGATGCCCGCCCCGCCATCGTCGAGATCCGCCCCGGCACCGGCGGCGAGGAGGCGGCGCTGTTTGCGGGCGATCTGCTGCGGATGTATCAGCGCTATGCCGAGGCGAAGGGCTGGCGCTTCGAGATCCTCGAGGAAAACCAGACCGAGCTTGGCGGGATCAAGGAGGTCACCGCCAATGTGCAGGGCGAGGGCGTCTTCGCGCGCCTCAAATACGAATCCGGCGTGCACCGCGTCCAGCGCGTGCCAGCCACGGAATCGGGTGGCCGCATCCACACCTCGGCCGCGACCGTCGCCGTGCTGCCCGAGGCGCAGGACGTCGATATCGACATTCCGGCCGGGGACATCCGGATCGACACGATGCGCGCCTCGGGCGCGGGCGGGCAGCATGTGAACACCACCGATTCGGCGGTGCGCATCACCCACCTGCCGACGGGCATAGTCGTCACCTCCTCGGAAAAATCGCAGCACCAGAACCGGGCCATCGCCATGGCGGTGCTGCGGGCGCGGCTTTTCGATCTGGAGCGTCAGAAAGCCGCAGATGAACGCGCCGCTACCCGCAAGGCCCAGGTCGGCTCGGGCGACCGCTCGGAACGCATCCGCACCTACAACTTCCCGCAGGGGCGGATGACCGACCACCGCATCAACCTCACGCTTTACCGGCTCGAGCAGATCCTCGCGGGCGATCTCGATGAAGTGATCGACGCGCTGATCGCCGACGATCAGGCGACGATGCTGGCCGAGATGGAGGGATGA
- a CDS encoding DUF1499 domain-containing protein: protein MKILALILLLAGLAVLGGAVWFRTVPDDPAVWHVDPLTATKPATPNAALVRPEGGDRAAPVYVLTPAALAEAFDAMALAQPRTLRIAGTPGDLFMTYVQRSALWGFPDYISVRILPEEGGASWAAFSRSRYGHSDLGVNARRLTAWQAALEARLARPAS from the coding sequence ATGAAGATCCTTGCCCTGATCCTGCTGCTGGCCGGGCTTGCCGTTCTGGGCGGCGCGGTCTGGTTCCGCACCGTGCCCGACGATCCGGCGGTCTGGCATGTCGATCCGCTGACCGCGACGAAGCCCGCGACGCCCAATGCCGCGCTTGTCCGGCCCGAGGGCGGCGACCGCGCGGCGCCGGTCTATGTCCTCACGCCCGCGGCGCTGGCCGAGGCCTTTGATGCCATGGCGCTGGCCCAGCCGCGCACCTTGCGCATCGCGGGCACACCCGGCGATCTCTTCATGACCTATGTCCAGCGCTCCGCGCTCTGGGGTTTCCCCGACTATATCTCGGTCCGCATCCTGCCAGAGGAGGGCGGGGCCAGCTGGGCCGCCTTTTCGCGCTCGCGCTACGGCCATTCCGATCTTGGCGTGAACGCCAGACGGCTGACCGCCTGGCAGGCCGCGCTCGAGGCCCGGCTGGCCCGGCCAGCCTCTTGA
- the speB gene encoding agmatinase encodes MALEDAKSEVDAAITRKGHRGLAYENAFAGVTSFLRRSLTKDLAGVDLVITGIPFDQAVTNRPGTRFGPRAIREASTLQAFDRPFGWGYNPFEVFDIVDYGDMAFDYASVAEFPARAEAHVAGILDAGAACIALGGDHSVSLPLLRAHAAKHGPLALVQFDAHTDTWADDDMARIDHGTMFGKAVKAGLIDPARSVQIGIRTDNPDTMGITVLDAPFVHDHGPAGIAARVREIVGEAPAYLSFDIDALDPAFAPGTGTPVWGGLSSAQAAAILRGLRGLSMVGGDVVEVSPPYDPTGVTAIAGAHVAVELICLWGWTRRFDTGEEA; translated from the coding sequence ATGGCACTGGAAGACGCGAAATCCGAGGTCGACGCGGCGATCACCCGCAAGGGGCATCGCGGGCTTGCCTACGAGAACGCCTTCGCGGGGGTGACCTCGTTCCTGCGCCGCAGCCTGACCAAGGATCTTGCGGGCGTCGATCTGGTCATCACCGGCATTCCCTTCGATCAGGCGGTGACGAACCGGCCCGGCACCCGTTTCGGGCCGCGCGCGATCCGCGAGGCCAGCACGCTGCAGGCCTTCGACCGGCCCTTCGGCTGGGGCTACAACCCGTTCGAGGTCTTCGACATCGTCGATTATGGTGACATGGCCTTCGATTATGCCAGCGTGGCCGAGTTCCCGGCCCGGGCCGAGGCCCATGTCGCGGGCATCCTGGATGCGGGGGCCGCCTGTATCGCGCTGGGCGGCGATCACTCGGTGTCCTTGCCGCTGCTGCGCGCCCACGCGGCCAAACACGGGCCGCTCGCGCTGGTGCAGTTCGATGCCCATACCGACACCTGGGCCGATGACGACATGGCCCGGATCGACCATGGCACCATGTTCGGCAAGGCCGTGAAGGCCGGGCTGATCGATCCGGCGCGCTCGGTCCAGATCGGCATCCGCACCGACAATCCCGACACGATGGGGATCACCGTTCTGGATGCACCTTTCGTGCATGACCATGGCCCCGCCGGCATCGCCGCCCGGGTGCGCGAGATCGTGGGCGAGGCCCCGGCCTATCTCAGCTTCGATATCGACGCGCTCGACCCGGCCTTCGCGCCGGGCACCGGCACCCCGGTCTGGGGCGGGCTGAGCAGCGCGCAGGCGGCGGCGATCCTGCGGGGTCTGCGCGGGCTGAGCATGGTAGGGGGCGATGTGGTCGAGGTCTCGCCGCCCTATGATCCGACCGGCGTCACCGCCATTGCCGGGGCGCATGTCGCGGTCGAGCTGATCTGCCTCTGGGGCTGGACCCGCCGCTTCGATACCGGAGAGGAGGCATGA
- the mazG gene encoding nucleoside triphosphate pyrophosphohydrolase, whose amino-acid sequence MPDCEAQMTEDSDRLIHDPKGGLPRLLEIMRRLRDPATGCPWDIEQDFRSIAPYTIEEAYEVADAIEREAWDELEGELGDLLLQSVYHAQMGAEAGLFDFQSVADRVSDKMVARHPHVFGSEDRGKSAEQQTRDWETIKAAERAGKQAKGVLDDVALALPALTRAVKLQKRAARVGFDWPETAQVVDKIVEEAQELVEARETLTEAEVFEEFGDLLFVVANLARHLKIEPEEALRAANAKFTRRFAGVEARLAAMGKRPQESDLAEMDALWNAVKAEEKAGR is encoded by the coding sequence ATGCCAGATTGCGAGGCCCAGATGACCGAGGATTCCGACCGCTTGATCCATGACCCCAAGGGCGGCCTGCCGCGCCTTCTGGAAATCATGCGGCGCCTGCGCGACCCTGCGACCGGTTGCCCCTGGGATATCGAACAGGATTTCCGCTCGATCGCGCCCTATACGATCGAAGAGGCCTATGAGGTCGCCGATGCCATCGAGCGCGAGGCCTGGGACGAGCTGGAAGGCGAGCTGGGCGATCTGCTGCTGCAATCGGTCTATCACGCGCAGATGGGGGCCGAGGCGGGGCTGTTCGACTTCCAGTCGGTGGCGGACCGGGTCTCGGACAAGATGGTGGCGCGGCATCCGCATGTCTTCGGCAGCGAGGATCGCGGGAAATCGGCCGAGCAGCAGACCCGCGACTGGGAGACGATCAAGGCGGCCGAGCGGGCGGGCAAACAGGCGAAAGGCGTGCTCGACGACGTGGCGCTGGCGCTGCCCGCGCTGACCCGGGCGGTCAAGCTGCAGAAACGCGCGGCCCGGGTCGGCTTCGACTGGCCCGAGACGGCGCAGGTCGTCGACAAGATCGTCGAGGAGGCGCAGGAGCTGGTCGAGGCCCGCGAGACCCTGACCGAGGCCGAGGTGTTCGAGGAATTCGGCGATCTCTTGTTCGTCGTGGCCAATCTCGCCCGCCACCTGAAGATCGAGCCCGAAGAGGCCCTGCGCGCCGCCAATGCGAAATTCACCCGCCGCTTCGCCGGGGTCGAGGCGCGGCTGGCGGCCATGGGCAAGCGACCGCAGGAGTCGGACCTGGCCGAGATGGACGCGCTTTGGAACGCGGTGAAGGCCGAGGAAAAGGCCGGTCGCTGA
- a CDS encoding VPLPA-CTERM sorting domain-containing protein yields the protein MMTFGKLASTTVLATVLATSASAATLTADTELDFFDSGTGPLLGPYGGDTAGGGYPVLLSDSSNALDGDLSTFVSLPTGTFITVGFSSGYVFDGTGDDIFVSEVDRNSDEDANVHVSSDGIGFTFLGTVGTGGTETLDLASIGFADPVTAIRIEGLGTGGGSPGYDLAMVQGLEGSVVITPPTAVPLPAGVWLLLSGLGAIGLAQRKRTGFRQAAPAERNGRRHRPG from the coding sequence ATGATGACATTTGGAAAACTCGCCTCAACCACGGTCCTGGCAACTGTTCTGGCGACGAGCGCAAGCGCGGCGACACTTACAGCCGATACTGAATTGGATTTCTTTGACTCCGGGACGGGCCCTCTCCTCGGCCCCTACGGCGGTGATACCGCTGGCGGCGGCTATCCGGTCCTGCTCTCGGACAGCTCGAACGCTCTTGACGGCGATCTGAGCACGTTCGTGTCATTGCCGACCGGAACCTTCATCACAGTCGGCTTTTCAAGTGGCTACGTCTTCGACGGCACGGGAGATGATATATTCGTGAGCGAGGTTGACCGAAACTCGGATGAGGACGCCAATGTGCATGTATCCTCTGACGGTATCGGGTTCACCTTCCTTGGGACAGTCGGAACAGGAGGAACCGAAACGCTTGATCTTGCATCGATTGGCTTTGCCGACCCGGTGACCGCGATCAGAATCGAAGGGCTGGGGACGGGCGGCGGTTCGCCGGGCTACGATCTTGCCATGGTGCAGGGGCTTGAGGGGAGCGTGGTCATTACGCCTCCTACCGCGGTTCCTCTTCCCGCCGGTGTCTGGCTTCTGCTGAGCGGACTTGGGGCAATAGGTCTGGCGCAGAGAAAGCGGACCGGATTCCGACAAGCTGCACCGGCAGAGCGAAATGGGCGGCGCCATAGGCCGGGCTGA
- a CDS encoding Fe(3+) ABC transporter substrate-binding protein encodes MTLRTALVATAAAATLAPTAQADVNIYSYRQPELIQPILDAFTEDTGIATNIAFLNKGMVERLQAEGMRSPADIILTVDVARLAEAVDAGVTQAVDSAVLTEKIPAAFRDADNHWFGVTTRARIVYAAKDRVDPSEITTYEDLANPKWKGRICTRSGTHAYTLALVAAMIHHHGEEAAKTWLEGVKANLARKPQGNDRAQVKAIWAGECDISLGNTYYMGQMLKDPEQEAWAQSVNVLFPTFETGGTHVNISGIAMTKAAPNREEALKFMEYLTSEHAQEIYAEVNYEYPVVPGTEPSDLVKSWGSFTADDVNLIALSRDRAAALRLVEEVDFDG; translated from the coding sequence ATGACCTTGCGCACTGCCCTTGTGGCCACCGCCGCTGCGGCCACGCTGGCCCCGACTGCCCAGGCCGATGTGAATATCTATTCCTATCGCCAGCCCGAACTGATCCAGCCGATCCTCGACGCCTTTACCGAGGATACCGGCATCGCCACCAATATCGCCTTTCTCAACAAGGGCATGGTCGAGCGGCTTCAGGCCGAGGGCATGCGCAGCCCGGCCGATATCATCCTGACGGTCGATGTCGCGCGGCTGGCCGAGGCGGTCGATGCGGGCGTGACCCAGGCCGTCGACAGCGCCGTTCTGACCGAGAAGATCCCGGCGGCCTTCCGCGATGCCGACAATCACTGGTTCGGGGTCACAACCCGCGCCCGGATCGTCTATGCCGCCAAGGACCGCGTCGATCCCTCGGAAATCACCACCTATGAGGACCTGGCCAATCCGAAATGGAAGGGCCGGATCTGCACCCGCTCGGGCACCCATGCCTATACGCTGGCGCTGGTTGCGGCGATGATCCACCACCATGGCGAAGAGGCCGCAAAGACCTGGCTCGAAGGCGTCAAGGCCAACCTCGCGCGCAAGCCCCAGGGCAACGACCGCGCGCAGGTCAAGGCGATCTGGGCCGGCGAATGCGATATCTCGCTCGGCAACACCTATTACATGGGCCAGATGCTGAAGGACCCCGAACAGGAGGCCTGGGCGCAGTCGGTCAACGTGCTGTTCCCGACCTTCGAGACCGGCGGCACCCATGTGAACATCTCGGGCATTGCCATGACCAAGGCCGCGCCGAACCGCGAGGAGGCGCTGAAATTCATGGAGTACCTCACCTCCGAGCATGCCCAGGAGATCTATGCCGAGGTCAATTACGAATACCCGGTCGTGCCGGGCACCGAGCCGTCGGATCTGGTGAAAAGCTGGGGCAGCTTCACCGCCGATGACGTGAACCTGATCGCCCTGTCGCGCGACCGTGCGGCGGCGCTCAGGCTGGTCGAGGAAGTCGATTTCGACGGCTGA